Proteins encoded in a region of the Planococcus shixiaomingii genome:
- a CDS encoding RrF2 family transcriptional regulator → MQLTKGVEQAICIIVLLATQESSAPLASDEISRRLGVSPSYLKKITRKLAVQGIVLSVSGTNGGVSLAKPLKEVTMLHLIEAMEGPIAMYPDTGLISRAFPDAQNAERGQDVLRKVFRQADQLMVDYFSKVTAADLLEEGLGTTELPRLDWNRHS, encoded by the coding sequence ATGCAGTTGACAAAAGGGGTAGAGCAAGCAATCTGCATTATCGTATTGCTAGCAACCCAAGAAAGCAGTGCTCCATTAGCATCCGATGAAATCAGCAGGCGTTTAGGCGTTTCGCCATCTTATTTGAAAAAAATCACTAGAAAGCTGGCAGTGCAAGGAATTGTGCTGTCGGTCTCAGGGACTAACGGGGGCGTTTCGCTGGCCAAGCCGTTGAAAGAAGTGACGATGCTGCACCTAATTGAAGCGATGGAAGGGCCAATTGCTATGTATCCAGACACCGGCCTGATTAGTCGTGCTTTCCCTGATGCGCAAAATGCAGAACGCGGACAAGACGTGCTGCGCAAAGTTTTTCGTCAGGCCGATCAGTTAATGGTTGATTATTTTTCGAAAGTAACAGCAGCAGATCTGCTGGAAGAAGGCCTAGGAACAACAGAATTGCCAAGGCTCGATTGGAACAGACACTCTTGA
- a CDS encoding YhgE/Pip domain-containing protein: protein MKMMKQEWKQLLAKPLLIGTMIVLMFIPIIYGGFFLGSSWDPYGKTELLPVAVVNEDQPAEYEGKTLSLGQDLADKLKENNDLEWHFTDAKEAERGMEDGRYFMVLTIPEDFSFNASTATGVQPKPMNLQFETNPGRSFFAEAVSKQATESIRKEIAENITQEYVKAVFEQIETIGSGMEEAAEGAGQLEAGSAELAEGNAKLTESLAKLAVGTLNFQEGAGQLEVGVQQFADGALQLNAGAQQLNDGIFAYTQGVGSLQAGIGGLAEGASKLNSSGSALVQGSNNLANGLSSLLPGAQKLNSGLSEAETGSSQLNAGLHELEAQTQQLADPSSGIGQLVAGQQSLNAGLEELENGSKSLEDGLSALNGQLPASDKIASLQQGLAGIQEGLSQLNHSVTAGSGAGVSDLQANLGAAQQALENLQSANSSNAVGALEETSVYSTLTPEQQAELSAAISQSDEDQQAAQQTALESLSANLTAVSNNLNETVIPAFQSLGNLPAQVAGLNQAADQVAPAASEALNGYASVHNALSNNLIPGASALTGGIAEAEKGSSSLLAGTTEAAEKIPQLADAVNRLAQGSDSLNDGVSALAFGSSGLVQGASELQQGSEQLKEGTTAYAAGVSKVAEGASQLQEGSNKLVANSEGLNAGAGDLKEGTSQLVDGLPALSNGAGELSNGASTIHGGVDALGEGSEEIGGGIGQLTEGSAQLASSLSDGSEEIKDARLADANIEMIAAPATATENQLSDVPNYGHALAPYILSLGLYVGALSFNLVFPINAPAGRPTSGTAWWLSKFSLGLVQATASALIVDAIMLFGFKLQVLHVGEFIAISIVTSLAYMFLIMFLSMTLGNPGRFLAMIILVVQLGASGGTFPVELTNSFFQTMHNLVPMSYALLGFREAMSSAYGTETFISSALVLAGFIVTFNVLLWLVLSVRTRKQLKTVEAN, encoded by the coding sequence ATGAAGATGATGAAACAGGAGTGGAAGCAATTGCTTGCTAAGCCGCTCCTGATTGGAACGATGATTGTATTGATGTTTATTCCTATAATTTATGGCGGTTTTTTTCTAGGGTCATCATGGGATCCGTACGGAAAGACAGAGCTGCTGCCAGTTGCCGTCGTTAATGAAGACCAACCAGCTGAATATGAAGGGAAAACTTTATCATTGGGCCAGGACCTAGCAGATAAATTGAAGGAAAACAATGATTTGGAATGGCATTTTACGGATGCAAAAGAAGCTGAACGCGGTATGGAAGATGGCCGCTATTTTATGGTGCTGACCATACCGGAAGATTTTTCATTCAATGCTTCAACGGCTACAGGCGTTCAGCCCAAACCGATGAATCTGCAATTCGAGACCAATCCGGGACGCAGTTTTTTTGCTGAAGCTGTCAGCAAACAGGCTACAGAATCTATTCGGAAAGAAATTGCAGAAAACATTACCCAAGAATATGTCAAAGCGGTGTTTGAGCAAATTGAAACGATTGGCAGCGGCATGGAAGAGGCGGCTGAAGGAGCAGGACAGCTGGAAGCAGGCTCGGCTGAATTGGCAGAAGGAAATGCTAAACTTACAGAAAGTCTGGCTAAATTGGCTGTTGGCACCTTGAATTTTCAGGAAGGCGCAGGCCAATTGGAAGTAGGCGTCCAACAATTTGCAGATGGTGCATTGCAGTTGAATGCCGGAGCGCAGCAACTGAATGACGGAATTTTTGCCTATACTCAAGGCGTTGGCAGTTTGCAGGCGGGAATCGGTGGACTTGCCGAAGGAGCTTCCAAGCTAAACAGCAGCGGATCAGCGCTTGTACAAGGATCCAACAACTTGGCAAACGGCCTCAGTTCGCTTTTGCCAGGTGCTCAAAAGCTGAACAGCGGGCTTTCGGAAGCTGAAACCGGCAGCAGCCAATTGAATGCAGGATTACATGAACTAGAAGCGCAAACCCAACAACTTGCCGACCCGTCTTCCGGGATTGGCCAATTGGTTGCCGGCCAGCAGTCGCTGAATGCGGGACTGGAAGAATTGGAAAACGGCAGCAAATCGCTTGAAGATGGCTTATCCGCATTGAACGGTCAATTGCCGGCTTCAGACAAGATCGCCAGTCTGCAACAAGGACTGGCGGGAATTCAAGAGGGTCTCAGCCAATTGAATCACTCGGTTACCGCTGGCAGCGGTGCCGGTGTTTCAGATCTGCAGGCAAATCTGGGAGCGGCTCAGCAGGCGCTGGAAAATCTGCAAAGCGCAAACAGTTCCAATGCAGTTGGCGCATTAGAAGAAACTTCGGTGTATTCTACTTTAACGCCAGAGCAGCAAGCTGAACTATCCGCAGCGATCAGCCAAAGCGATGAAGATCAACAAGCAGCACAGCAAACTGCTCTTGAAAGCTTGTCAGCCAACTTAACCGCTGTTTCAAACAATTTAAACGAAACGGTCATTCCGGCATTTCAATCGCTTGGCAACTTGCCAGCTCAAGTGGCAGGATTGAACCAGGCTGCTGATCAAGTTGCTCCAGCAGCAAGTGAGGCTTTGAATGGCTATGCCTCTGTGCACAATGCCCTTAGCAACAACTTAATTCCAGGGGCTTCGGCTTTGACGGGCGGAATTGCCGAAGCCGAGAAAGGCAGCAGTTCTTTGCTTGCAGGAACAACGGAAGCCGCAGAAAAAATTCCGCAGCTTGCAGATGCTGTAAATCGCTTGGCGCAGGGAAGCGACTCATTGAATGACGGCGTGTCAGCTCTTGCCTTTGGTTCTTCAGGGTTGGTGCAAGGCGCAAGTGAGCTGCAGCAAGGCTCGGAACAATTGAAAGAAGGTACAACCGCTTATGCAGCAGGCGTCAGTAAAGTTGCCGAAGGAGCAAGCCAGCTTCAAGAAGGTTCGAACAAACTGGTGGCTAATTCCGAAGGATTGAATGCAGGTGCAGGTGATTTGAAAGAAGGCACAAGCCAGCTTGTTGACGGGCTTCCTGCACTCTCGAACGGTGCTGGTGAACTTTCAAATGGCGCCAGTACAATTCATGGTGGAGTAGATGCTCTTGGTGAGGGCTCTGAAGAAATCGGCGGAGGAATCGGGCAGTTAACAGAAGGATCGGCTCAATTGGCAAGCAGCCTTAGCGATGGTTCTGAAGAAATCAAAGATGCCCGATTGGCGGACGCTAATATTGAAATGATTGCGGCGCCTGCAACAGCTACCGAGAACCAGCTTAGCGACGTACCAAACTATGGTCATGCGCTGGCTCCATATATTCTATCGCTCGGATTATATGTTGGCGCTTTGTCGTTCAACTTAGTGTTCCCGATCAATGCTCCGGCAGGGCGTCCGACTTCCGGAACTGCTTGGTGGCTCAGTAAGTTCTCGCTCGGCTTGGTCCAAGCGACAGCTTCGGCGTTAATCGTCGATGCTATTATGCTATTCGGTTTTAAGCTGCAGGTCCTGCATGTCGGAGAGTTTATTGCCATTTCGATTGTGACGTCTCTTGCTTACATGTTTTTGATTATGTTCCTCAGCATGACGCTTGGAAACCCAGGCCGCTTTTTAGCGATGATCATTCTTGTTGTTCAGCTGGGAGCAAGCGGCGGGACTTTCCCGGTCGAATTGACCAATTCATTTTTCCAAACCATGCATAACTTGGTGCCAATGAGCTACGCATTGCTTGGATTCCGCGAAGCAATGTCTTCGGCTTACGGCACTGAAACATTCATATCGAGTGCACTGGTGTTAGCGGGCTTTATCGTAACCTTTAACGTGTTGCTGTGGCTGGTGCTGAGTGTTAGAACCCGCAAGCAATTGAAAACAGTGGAAGCAAATTAA